One region of Rattus norvegicus strain BN/NHsdMcwi chromosome 13, GRCr8, whole genome shotgun sequence genomic DNA includes:
- the Prox1 gene encoding prospero homeobox protein 1 isoform X1, producing the protein MPDHDSTALLSRQTKRRRVDIGVKRTVGTASAFFAKARATFFSAMNPQGSEQDVEYSVVQHADGEKSNVLRKLLKRANSYEDAMMPFPGATIISQLLKNNMNKNGGTEPSFQASGLSSTGSEVHQEDICSNSSRDSPPECLSPFGRPTMSQFDVDRLCDEHLRAKRARVENIIRGMSHSPSVALRGNENEREMAPQSVSPRESYRENKRKQKLPQQQQQSFQQLVSARKEQKREERRQLKQQLEDMQKQLRQLQEKFYQVYDSTDSENDEDGDLSEDSMRSEILDARAQDSVGRSDNEMCELDPGQFIDRARALIREQEMAENKPKREGSNKERDHGPNSLQPEGKHLAETLKQELNTAMSQVVDTVVKVFSAKPSRQVPQVFPPLQIPQARFAVNGENHNFHTANQRLQCFGDVIIPNPLDTFGNVQMPSSTDQTEALPLVVRKNSSEQSASGPATGGHHQPLHQSPLSATAGFTTPSFRHPFPLPLMAYPFQSPLGAPSGSFSGKDRASPESLDLTRDTTSLRTKMSSHHLSHHPCSPAHPPSTAEGLSLSLIKSECGDLQDMSDISPYSGSAMQEGLSPNHLKKAKLMFFYTRYPSSNMLKTYFSDVKFNRCITSQLIKWFSNFREFYYIQMEKYARQAINDGVTSTEELSITRDCELYRALNMHYNKANDFEQVPERFLEVAQITLREFFNAIIAGKDVDPSWKKAIYKVICKLDSEVPEIFKSPNCLQELLHE; encoded by the exons ATGCCTGACCATGACAGCACAGCCCTCTTAAGCCGGCAAACCAAGAGGAGAAGGGTTGACATTGGAGTGAAAAGGACGGTAGGGACAGCATCTGCATTTTTTGCTAAGGCAAGGGCAACATTTTTCAGTGCCATGAATCCCCAAGGTTCAGAGCAGGATGTTGAATATTCTGTGGTGCAACACGCAGATGGGGAAAAGTCGAATGTACTCCGCAAGCTGCTGAAGAGGGCGAACTCGTATGAAGATGCCATGATGCCTTTTCCAGGAGCAACTATAATTTCCCAGCTGTTGAAAAATAACATGAACAAAAACGGTGGCACCGAGCCCAGTTTCCAAGCCAGCGGACTCTCTAGCACGGGCTCTGAAGTACATCAGGAGGATATATGTAGCAACTCTTCAAGAGACAGCCCCCCAGAGTGTCTTTCCCCTTTTGGCAGGCCTACTATGAGCCAGTTTGATGTGGATCGCTTATGTGATGAGCACCTGAGAGCAAAGCGCGCCCGGGTTGAGAATATCATTCGGGGTATGAGCCATTCCCCCAGTGTGGCATTAAGGGGCAATGAAAACGAAAGAGAGATGGCCCCGCAGTCTGTGAGTCCCCGAGAAAGTTACAGAGAAAACAAACGCAAGCAGAAGCTgccccagcagcagcaacagagttTCCAGCAGCTGGTTTCAGCCCGAAAAGAACAGAAGCGAGAGGAGCGCCGACAGCTGAAACAGCAGCTGGAAGACATGCAGAAGCAGCTGCGCCAGCTGCAGGAGAAGTTCTACCAGGTCTACGACAGCACCGACTCCGAAAATGATGAAGATGGCGacctgtctgaagacagcatgcGCTCAGAGATCCTGGATGCACGGGCCCAGGACTCGGTGGGGCGCTCAGACAATGAGATGTGTGAGCTGGACCCGGGGCAGTTCATCGACAGGGCCCGAGCCCTCATCAGGGAGCAGGAGATGGCCGAGAACAAGCCTAAACGAGAAGgcagcaacaaagaaagagaccacGGGCCAAACTCCCTGCAGCCGGAAGGCAAGCATCTGGCAGAGACCTTAAAACAGGAGCTGAACACGGCCATGTCACAGGTCGTGGACACAGTGGTCAAAGTCTTCTCAGCCAAACCCTCTCGCCAGGTTCCTCAGGTCTTCCCACCTCTCCAGATCCCCCAGGCCAGATTCGCAGTCAATGGGGAAAACCACAATTTCCACACCGCCAACCAGCGCCTGCAATGCTTTGGTGATGTCATCATTCCGAACCCCCTAGACACCTTTGGCAATGTGCAGATGCCTAGTTCCACAGACCAGACGGAAGCCCTTCCCCTGGTGGTCCGAAAAAACTCATCTGAGCAATCCGCCTCTGGCCCGGCCACTGGTGGCCACCACCAGCCCCTGCACCAGTCGCCCCTTTCTGCCACCGCAGGCTTCACCACCCCCAGCTTCCGCCATCCCTTTCCCCTGCCCTTAATGGCTTACCCATTTCAGAGTCCATTAGGTGCTCCCTCCGGCTCCTTCTCGGGAAAAGACAGAGCCTCTCCTGAGTCCTTAGACTTGACTCGGGACACAACGAGTCTGAGGACCAAGATGTCATCCCACCACCTGAGCCACCACCCCTGTTCACCAGCACACCCACCCAGCACCGCAGAAGGACTCTCTTTGTCACTCATAAAGTCCGAGTGTGGAGATCTTCAAGATATGTCCGACATCTCTCCTTATTCGGGAAGCGCAAT GCAGGAAGGGCTATCACCCAATCACTTGAAAAAGGCAAAGCTCATGTTCTTTTACACCCGTTACCCCAGCTCCAACATGCTGAAGACCTACTTCTCGGACGTAAAG TTCAACAGATGCATCACATCCCAGCTCATCAAATGGTTTAGCAACTTCCGTGAGTTTTACTATATTCAGATGGAGAAGTATGCGCGCCAAGCCATCAATGATGGAGTCACCAGCACAGAGGAACTGTCCATCACCAGGGACTGCGAGCTGTACAGAGCCCTCAACATGCACTACAACAAAGCAAACGACTTTGAG
- the Prox1 gene encoding prospero homeobox protein 1 isoform X2, whose product MPDHDSTALLSRQTKRRRVDIGVKRTVGTASAFFAKARATFFSAMNPQGSEQDVEYSVVQHADGEKSNVLRKLLKRANSYEDAMMPFPGATIISQLLKNNMNKNGGTEPSFQASGLSSTGSEVHQEDICSNSSRDSPPECLSPFGRPTMSQFDVDRLCDEHLRAKRARVENIIRGMSHSPSVALRGNENEREMAPQSVSPRESYRENKRKQKLPQQQQQSFQQLVSARKEQKREERRQLKQQLEDMQKQLRQLQEKFYQVYDSTDSENDEDGDLSEDSMRSEILDARAQDSVGRSDNEMCELDPGQFIDRARALIREQEMAENKPKREGSNKERDHGPNSLQPEGKHLAETLKQELNTAMSQVVDTVVKVFSAKPSRQVPQVFPPLQIPQARFAVNGENHNFHTANQRLQCFGDVIIPNPLDTFGNVQMPSSTDQTEALPLVVRKNSSEQSASGPATGGHHQPLHQSPLSATAGFTTPSFRHPFPLPLMAYPFQSPLGAPSGSFSGKDRASPESLDLTRDTTSLRTKMSSHHLSHHPCSPAHPPSTAEGLSLSLIKSECGDLQDMSDISPYSGSAMQEGLSPNHLKKAKLMFFYTRYPSSNMLKTYFSDVKFNRCITSQLIKWFSNFREFYYIQMEKYARQAINDGVTSTEELSITRDCELYRALNMHYNKANDFEVPERFLEVAQITLREFFNAIIAGKDVDPSWKKAIYKVICKLDSEVPEIFKSPNCLQELLHE is encoded by the exons ATGCCTGACCATGACAGCACAGCCCTCTTAAGCCGGCAAACCAAGAGGAGAAGGGTTGACATTGGAGTGAAAAGGACGGTAGGGACAGCATCTGCATTTTTTGCTAAGGCAAGGGCAACATTTTTCAGTGCCATGAATCCCCAAGGTTCAGAGCAGGATGTTGAATATTCTGTGGTGCAACACGCAGATGGGGAAAAGTCGAATGTACTCCGCAAGCTGCTGAAGAGGGCGAACTCGTATGAAGATGCCATGATGCCTTTTCCAGGAGCAACTATAATTTCCCAGCTGTTGAAAAATAACATGAACAAAAACGGTGGCACCGAGCCCAGTTTCCAAGCCAGCGGACTCTCTAGCACGGGCTCTGAAGTACATCAGGAGGATATATGTAGCAACTCTTCAAGAGACAGCCCCCCAGAGTGTCTTTCCCCTTTTGGCAGGCCTACTATGAGCCAGTTTGATGTGGATCGCTTATGTGATGAGCACCTGAGAGCAAAGCGCGCCCGGGTTGAGAATATCATTCGGGGTATGAGCCATTCCCCCAGTGTGGCATTAAGGGGCAATGAAAACGAAAGAGAGATGGCCCCGCAGTCTGTGAGTCCCCGAGAAAGTTACAGAGAAAACAAACGCAAGCAGAAGCTgccccagcagcagcaacagagttTCCAGCAGCTGGTTTCAGCCCGAAAAGAACAGAAGCGAGAGGAGCGCCGACAGCTGAAACAGCAGCTGGAAGACATGCAGAAGCAGCTGCGCCAGCTGCAGGAGAAGTTCTACCAGGTCTACGACAGCACCGACTCCGAAAATGATGAAGATGGCGacctgtctgaagacagcatgcGCTCAGAGATCCTGGATGCACGGGCCCAGGACTCGGTGGGGCGCTCAGACAATGAGATGTGTGAGCTGGACCCGGGGCAGTTCATCGACAGGGCCCGAGCCCTCATCAGGGAGCAGGAGATGGCCGAGAACAAGCCTAAACGAGAAGgcagcaacaaagaaagagaccacGGGCCAAACTCCCTGCAGCCGGAAGGCAAGCATCTGGCAGAGACCTTAAAACAGGAGCTGAACACGGCCATGTCACAGGTCGTGGACACAGTGGTCAAAGTCTTCTCAGCCAAACCCTCTCGCCAGGTTCCTCAGGTCTTCCCACCTCTCCAGATCCCCCAGGCCAGATTCGCAGTCAATGGGGAAAACCACAATTTCCACACCGCCAACCAGCGCCTGCAATGCTTTGGTGATGTCATCATTCCGAACCCCCTAGACACCTTTGGCAATGTGCAGATGCCTAGTTCCACAGACCAGACGGAAGCCCTTCCCCTGGTGGTCCGAAAAAACTCATCTGAGCAATCCGCCTCTGGCCCGGCCACTGGTGGCCACCACCAGCCCCTGCACCAGTCGCCCCTTTCTGCCACCGCAGGCTTCACCACCCCCAGCTTCCGCCATCCCTTTCCCCTGCCCTTAATGGCTTACCCATTTCAGAGTCCATTAGGTGCTCCCTCCGGCTCCTTCTCGGGAAAAGACAGAGCCTCTCCTGAGTCCTTAGACTTGACTCGGGACACAACGAGTCTGAGGACCAAGATGTCATCCCACCACCTGAGCCACCACCCCTGTTCACCAGCACACCCACCCAGCACCGCAGAAGGACTCTCTTTGTCACTCATAAAGTCCGAGTGTGGAGATCTTCAAGATATGTCCGACATCTCTCCTTATTCGGGAAGCGCAAT GCAGGAAGGGCTATCACCCAATCACTTGAAAAAGGCAAAGCTCATGTTCTTTTACACCCGTTACCCCAGCTCCAACATGCTGAAGACCTACTTCTCGGACGTAAAG TTCAACAGATGCATCACATCCCAGCTCATCAAATGGTTTAGCAACTTCCGTGAGTTTTACTATATTCAGATGGAGAAGTATGCGCGCCAAGCCATCAATGATGGAGTCACCAGCACAGAGGAACTGTCCATCACCAGGGACTGCGAGCTGTACAGAGCCCTCAACATGCACTACAACAAAGCAAACGACTTTGAG
- the Prox1 gene encoding prospero homeobox protein 1 isoform X3 yields MMPFPGATIISQLLKNNMNKNGGTEPSFQASGLSSTGSEVHQEDICSNSSRDSPPECLSPFGRPTMSQFDVDRLCDEHLRAKRARVENIIRGMSHSPSVALRGNENEREMAPQSVSPRESYRENKRKQKLPQQQQQSFQQLVSARKEQKREERRQLKQQLEDMQKQLRQLQEKFYQVYDSTDSENDEDGDLSEDSMRSEILDARAQDSVGRSDNEMCELDPGQFIDRARALIREQEMAENKPKREGSNKERDHGPNSLQPEGKHLAETLKQELNTAMSQVVDTVVKVFSAKPSRQVPQVFPPLQIPQARFAVNGENHNFHTANQRLQCFGDVIIPNPLDTFGNVQMPSSTDQTEALPLVVRKNSSEQSASGPATGGHHQPLHQSPLSATAGFTTPSFRHPFPLPLMAYPFQSPLGAPSGSFSGKDRASPESLDLTRDTTSLRTKMSSHHLSHHPCSPAHPPSTAEGLSLSLIKSECGDLQDMSDISPYSGSAMQEGLSPNHLKKAKLMFFYTRYPSSNMLKTYFSDVKFNRCITSQLIKWFSNFREFYYIQMEKYARQAINDGVTSTEELSITRDCELYRALNMHYNKANDFEQVPERFLEVAQITLREFFNAIIAGKDVDPSWKKAIYKVICKLDSEVPEIFKSPNCLQELLHE; encoded by the exons ATGATGCCTTTTCCAGGAGCAACTATAATTTCCCAGCTGTTGAAAAATAACATGAACAAAAACGGTGGCACCGAGCCCAGTTTCCAAGCCAGCGGACTCTCTAGCACGGGCTCTGAAGTACATCAGGAGGATATATGTAGCAACTCTTCAAGAGACAGCCCCCCAGAGTGTCTTTCCCCTTTTGGCAGGCCTACTATGAGCCAGTTTGATGTGGATCGCTTATGTGATGAGCACCTGAGAGCAAAGCGCGCCCGGGTTGAGAATATCATTCGGGGTATGAGCCATTCCCCCAGTGTGGCATTAAGGGGCAATGAAAACGAAAGAGAGATGGCCCCGCAGTCTGTGAGTCCCCGAGAAAGTTACAGAGAAAACAAACGCAAGCAGAAGCTgccccagcagcagcaacagagttTCCAGCAGCTGGTTTCAGCCCGAAAAGAACAGAAGCGAGAGGAGCGCCGACAGCTGAAACAGCAGCTGGAAGACATGCAGAAGCAGCTGCGCCAGCTGCAGGAGAAGTTCTACCAGGTCTACGACAGCACCGACTCCGAAAATGATGAAGATGGCGacctgtctgaagacagcatgcGCTCAGAGATCCTGGATGCACGGGCCCAGGACTCGGTGGGGCGCTCAGACAATGAGATGTGTGAGCTGGACCCGGGGCAGTTCATCGACAGGGCCCGAGCCCTCATCAGGGAGCAGGAGATGGCCGAGAACAAGCCTAAACGAGAAGgcagcaacaaagaaagagaccacGGGCCAAACTCCCTGCAGCCGGAAGGCAAGCATCTGGCAGAGACCTTAAAACAGGAGCTGAACACGGCCATGTCACAGGTCGTGGACACAGTGGTCAAAGTCTTCTCAGCCAAACCCTCTCGCCAGGTTCCTCAGGTCTTCCCACCTCTCCAGATCCCCCAGGCCAGATTCGCAGTCAATGGGGAAAACCACAATTTCCACACCGCCAACCAGCGCCTGCAATGCTTTGGTGATGTCATCATTCCGAACCCCCTAGACACCTTTGGCAATGTGCAGATGCCTAGTTCCACAGACCAGACGGAAGCCCTTCCCCTGGTGGTCCGAAAAAACTCATCTGAGCAATCCGCCTCTGGCCCGGCCACTGGTGGCCACCACCAGCCCCTGCACCAGTCGCCCCTTTCTGCCACCGCAGGCTTCACCACCCCCAGCTTCCGCCATCCCTTTCCCCTGCCCTTAATGGCTTACCCATTTCAGAGTCCATTAGGTGCTCCCTCCGGCTCCTTCTCGGGAAAAGACAGAGCCTCTCCTGAGTCCTTAGACTTGACTCGGGACACAACGAGTCTGAGGACCAAGATGTCATCCCACCACCTGAGCCACCACCCCTGTTCACCAGCACACCCACCCAGCACCGCAGAAGGACTCTCTTTGTCACTCATAAAGTCCGAGTGTGGAGATCTTCAAGATATGTCCGACATCTCTCCTTATTCGGGAAGCGCAAT GCAGGAAGGGCTATCACCCAATCACTTGAAAAAGGCAAAGCTCATGTTCTTTTACACCCGTTACCCCAGCTCCAACATGCTGAAGACCTACTTCTCGGACGTAAAG TTCAACAGATGCATCACATCCCAGCTCATCAAATGGTTTAGCAACTTCCGTGAGTTTTACTATATTCAGATGGAGAAGTATGCGCGCCAAGCCATCAATGATGGAGTCACCAGCACAGAGGAACTGTCCATCACCAGGGACTGCGAGCTGTACAGAGCCCTCAACATGCACTACAACAAAGCAAACGACTTTGAG
- the Prox1 gene encoding prospero homeobox protein 1, which translates to MPDHDSTALLSRQTKRRRVDIGVKRTVGTASAFFAKARATFFSAMNPQGSEQDVEYSVVQHADGEKSNVLRKLLKRANSYEDAMMPFPGATIISQLLKNNMNKNGGTEPSFQASGLSSTGSEVHQEDICSNSSRDSPPECLSPFGRPTMSQFDVDRLCDEHLRAKRARVENIIRGMSHSPSVALRGNENEREMAPQSVSPRESYRENKRKQKLPQQQQQSFQQLVSARKEQKREERRQLKQQLEDMQKQLRQLQEKFYQVYDSTDSENDEDGDLSEDSMRSEILDARAQDSVGRSDNEMCELDPGQFIDRARALIREQEMAENKPKREGSNKERDHGPNSLQPEGKHLAETLKQELNTAMSQVVDTVVKVFSAKPSRQVPQVFPPLQIPQARFAVNGENHNFHTANQRLQCFGDVIIPNPLDTFGNVQMPSSTDQTEALPLVVRKNSSEQSASGPATGGHHQPLHQSPLSATAGFTTPSFRHPFPLPLMAYPFQSPLGAPSGSFSGKDRASPESLDLTRDTTSLRTKMSSHHLSHHPCSPAHPPSTAEGLSLSLIKSECGDLQDMSDISPYSGSAMKGYHPIT; encoded by the exons ATGCCTGACCATGACAGCACAGCCCTCTTAAGCCGGCAAACCAAGAGGAGAAGGGTTGACATTGGAGTGAAAAGGACGGTAGGGACAGCATCTGCATTTTTTGCTAAGGCAAGGGCAACATTTTTCAGTGCCATGAATCCCCAAGGTTCAGAGCAGGATGTTGAATATTCTGTGGTGCAACACGCAGATGGGGAAAAGTCGAATGTACTCCGCAAGCTGCTGAAGAGGGCGAACTCGTATGAAGATGCCATGATGCCTTTTCCAGGAGCAACTATAATTTCCCAGCTGTTGAAAAATAACATGAACAAAAACGGTGGCACCGAGCCCAGTTTCCAAGCCAGCGGACTCTCTAGCACGGGCTCTGAAGTACATCAGGAGGATATATGTAGCAACTCTTCAAGAGACAGCCCCCCAGAGTGTCTTTCCCCTTTTGGCAGGCCTACTATGAGCCAGTTTGATGTGGATCGCTTATGTGATGAGCACCTGAGAGCAAAGCGCGCCCGGGTTGAGAATATCATTCGGGGTATGAGCCATTCCCCCAGTGTGGCATTAAGGGGCAATGAAAACGAAAGAGAGATGGCCCCGCAGTCTGTGAGTCCCCGAGAAAGTTACAGAGAAAACAAACGCAAGCAGAAGCTgccccagcagcagcaacagagttTCCAGCAGCTGGTTTCAGCCCGAAAAGAACAGAAGCGAGAGGAGCGCCGACAGCTGAAACAGCAGCTGGAAGACATGCAGAAGCAGCTGCGCCAGCTGCAGGAGAAGTTCTACCAGGTCTACGACAGCACCGACTCCGAAAATGATGAAGATGGCGacctgtctgaagacagcatgcGCTCAGAGATCCTGGATGCACGGGCCCAGGACTCGGTGGGGCGCTCAGACAATGAGATGTGTGAGCTGGACCCGGGGCAGTTCATCGACAGGGCCCGAGCCCTCATCAGGGAGCAGGAGATGGCCGAGAACAAGCCTAAACGAGAAGgcagcaacaaagaaagagaccacGGGCCAAACTCCCTGCAGCCGGAAGGCAAGCATCTGGCAGAGACCTTAAAACAGGAGCTGAACACGGCCATGTCACAGGTCGTGGACACAGTGGTCAAAGTCTTCTCAGCCAAACCCTCTCGCCAGGTTCCTCAGGTCTTCCCACCTCTCCAGATCCCCCAGGCCAGATTCGCAGTCAATGGGGAAAACCACAATTTCCACACCGCCAACCAGCGCCTGCAATGCTTTGGTGATGTCATCATTCCGAACCCCCTAGACACCTTTGGCAATGTGCAGATGCCTAGTTCCACAGACCAGACGGAAGCCCTTCCCCTGGTGGTCCGAAAAAACTCATCTGAGCAATCCGCCTCTGGCCCGGCCACTGGTGGCCACCACCAGCCCCTGCACCAGTCGCCCCTTTCTGCCACCGCAGGCTTCACCACCCCCAGCTTCCGCCATCCCTTTCCCCTGCCCTTAATGGCTTACCCATTTCAGAGTCCATTAGGTGCTCCCTCCGGCTCCTTCTCGGGAAAAGACAGAGCCTCTCCTGAGTCCTTAGACTTGACTCGGGACACAACGAGTCTGAGGACCAAGATGTCATCCCACCACCTGAGCCACCACCCCTGTTCACCAGCACACCCACCCAGCACCGCAGAAGGACTCTCTTTGTCACTCATAAAGTCCGAGTGTGGAGATCTTCAAGATATGTCCGACATCTCTCCTTATTCGGGAAGCGCAAT GAAGGGCTATCACCCAATCACTTGA